The proteins below are encoded in one region of Periplaneta americana isolate PAMFEO1 chromosome 11, P.americana_PAMFEO1_priV1, whole genome shotgun sequence:
- the LOC138709235 gene encoding serine-rich adhesin for platelets-like isoform X1, which yields MADEDKEDSQDDSSSSSSSTSSSPIPPPRPQSPLCLFYFSHPFRVVAPPEPQPQTVQRRRVALDAVLKKRQQILARRRRSLQRRVWRRYLREPFWDLRTRLFVSTAAGGPGTSGPSLDEVLSTIRKAWEPPRCLSADRDTGAVLEEEEMGTGRGISRKTQGDQVPSNPGLPHRRYSVPETVMRKYSLNKQRSSSSDSGVATVPVATPDSISSNPPVQPSTSSSEETYSDSSSSDTSMGNKGTRVTPLHTNAPTRSTLDTVTEEVSDSVPGKRSSDTLEPVSSIKEDASSISPEKEITNSTETQSQSVELNVKQNQPKTPDTSELENSVKSDLPSSQTLNVSSAQSSSASIAKKEKKLSLQNTSTSTEPPKSVNESLSLHKITENKCATGSGKEKRKISLNSTSTEPKSSAKDDLSSSQTFSIQSIESTQNKDIIHSPQDVAVSTEPQSSAKDDLSSSQTLEIESTDSRTLSLPEPDAGLNSHSNTESGEQASLGNNHISSSQTMDVEPTEGENSSSLYKGMNKHKPKSTESIEPKSSNNEEFTTQSESIQSVSVSQSSSNKESRQSSGGSSKSAKERSTSRRDQSVHSDRERQSSTMNKSRDTEDTLEPRSSSRDELSSSQTMEVPSTDSRPSTNQNRTSAASEITESPDRRQRTPSSTPGGEVSFTPTECCVSTPDPERSQSLSSDRASESCSITPVGQTSESSMSASSPERPSIDPRSPVSSISPQSSDHTYSTQDATLSVRSDPIILGRPASVIRGNMTGTMQHSKYTQVSDSEQSIGHIEFMNENIDNESRPMLHMLSRNFSSNGVKDDTDSAKLAKSQSTESSSEQQTGDSGHATEPDSRLVEDFCGTSNLLENNNQVKKSDEVEILTEAVRGPNKQASTNTEPVLCRHQSRAWEIIIQPTMVQNSSKCPSDGFCGTKTKSPHNKLSILPSKNQDVDFFSTKTYLVIRPSGSTTMQASTSFCGTQTYPLAKSNSSSVVKTQPVSREVEIFDPKILNPTKSEDSAPYSWSRLTDEERTVRVQHQRHRLWMNRRLSAANALPPSPMHGPLSSITGTGSTYRKNYDVQLVVPRYSALPRSVSMLVNTSSGECSSNSNSDSECLSLVDSLEDRPSSCTNKHKPNKHDSKPVRGDIVRLLPEESISKYDLHRRINAATPRGKGKAFFVSMASGIDEAGKIEVEEDVDKQAVSQSMPDRLKKKLSQRHQQMELKKNKKKRLKNKDISLETASNAQMETVPLNVHTSIHSVQVPNNIQNSDVPDDTINMSGVPQVETASEEVFTVVDQTSSAKSLPVNSEKDENKIHRLRRVKSLTSALFHPISESNTGGTFIVSRNDDQERKPIEQSVPLEISTNMGDMIQKEQIPEERSPPVKRFKASRRKTSSQKDKDSSKKDFSVKSEHPSENGEVINKEPTTEQIISMHSMATPHLSNNSDVVEERSTFKQDTKLRTSDAKENENKEHRVQKRKPKTLPEMKIAQNEEIKPSEEFEVQDKKTLVLSKEKPEGQEISLETKNFTKNKKQRERKLPKDTETKCETSVKRDLITEDQSLPQSATCDSKISNAEKLAAIGKGTIKDSPSPEVNESVPKTIEKREAKKPKVPEENKNKPNKSIEKKLKIDQISENAKHVIRSSPDVVQMQKTEHGHNRKADLTKANKEIDQRIKETVPEEKILSTASCQTSPQLKSDEDKSLSSPNLSLQTDKSDLSPDSIRNMIKSQLPVKSSIPIMKSPVGARKLSPDTAITMQKTQRNSHLPVRRTSRLLYAPPVRRSANLLGARFHQKFEVIPEERSASLESSTEDQARLVNDRRPSLPIGAGGVSRKIGVANVLGDRCNIVPHSCIGINQPNNINMTYTKYRQTLLHNPHKYNIDSNNSSQDENSNLSANINSTSNDATRPVIRRPTCQSRIPRAEKITRQNRIPEETMSEEHEDKKTTHNYQGKAALAPHTEDKDLLTLSKGWLNFYLLKDGRSTPDSSCGEVTTDVSDIEGRLPRRRCTALQKTVTVVGGDDNRIRQYTIQSRPSPEESSKGKETPTILPDLNSNSSTRRHSLVSVEKLPTTVVEPSDSAADSDQSTTYLCLPSSRLRAADLMEGSGELACSESSSVSSSSDSEPDRATSPAMLPVRWPIRQPRRVPLHNRSRSRTKHHKPETFYQGGGSGSAGWTVTVAGSNACPQQPPELEMRLSFPSCPRRPAASQSDSGLGEDNNGEKSKKQLQDGEPQEDNEDLQHFLPTTQQSAPQTHRWTLMLKNQGGCEITKSGKRTYQCLPDLGYIPGQNKNSKKALKRPETSVPVTSIIDEDTRKSKKFSLIWPKVHKIIESKVIIRKSSGQISQEVKSVSQLLENEDGAVVLRSGLAVKGSAITPEKKPRVPTMSERDLTRSHTAKH from the exons GGACACTGGTGCAGTATTGGAGGAGGAAGAAATGGGGACAGGTCGAGGAATAAGTAGGAAAACTCAGGGTGACCAGGTGCCTTCGAACCCGGGCCTTCCACACCGGCGCTACTCTGTGCCGGAGACAGTAATGCGCAAGTACTCGCTAAACAAGCAACGCTCCAGCTCCAGTGATAGCGGAGTGGCCACTGTGCCTGTCGCCACTCCTGATTCCATTTCCAGCAACCCCCCAGTACAGCCGAGTACCTCCTCTTCGGAAGAAACATATTCCGACTCCTCCTCAAGCGACACCTCCATGGGGAACAAAGGGACAAGAGTTACACCACTACACACCAATGCTCCTACGAGATCAACACTGGACACTGTGACAGAAGAAGTGAGTGACTCTGTGCCGGGGAAAAGGTCCTCTGACACACTGGAACCTGTGAGCTCAATCAAGGAGGATGCGTCGTCAATTAGTCCTGAGAAAGAAATCACAAACTCAACAGAAACACAATCACAATCCGTAGAATTGAACGTGAAACAAAACCAACCTAAAACACCAGACACATCCGAACTAGAGAACTCGGTCAAATCTGACCTGCCTTCTTCCCAGACATTGAATGTATCTTCCGCACAAAGTAGCTCTGCATCCATtgcgaaaaaagaaaagaaactcagtttacaaaatacCTCAACTTCCACTGAACCACCAAAATCGGTCAATGAAAGTCTTTCACTTCATAAAATTACGGAGAACAAGTGTGCAACCGGTTCAggtaaagaaaagagaaaaatctcACTAAACTCAACATCAACTGAGCCAAAAAGTTCTGCCAAAGACGATTTATCTTCTTCCCAGACATTCAGTATACAGTCAATTGAGAGCACGCAGAACAAAGATATTATACACAGTCCACAAGACGTTGCAGTTTCGACTGAACCACAAAGTTCAGCCAAAGATGATTTATCGTCGTCTCAAACTTTAGAAATAGAATCTACTGACAGTAGAACGTTATCACTACCAGAACCAGATGCTGGGCTGAATTCACACTCCAACACTGAATCTGGTGAACAAGCAAGTTTGGGAAACAATCACATATCATCATCTCAGACAATGGATGTAGAACCTACTGAAGGTGAAAATTCATCGTCTCTCTACAAAGGAATGAATAAACATAAACCCAAATCTACTGAATCAATTGAGCCCAAAAGTTCGAATAATGAAGAATTTACAACACAATCAGAAAGTATCCAGTCTGTAAGTGTGTCCCAATCATCTTCTAACAAAGAATCTAGACAGAGCTCTGGTGGCAGTAGTAAATCAGCCAAAGAACGAAGCACATCCAGGAGAGATCAATCTGTCCATAGCGATCGCGAGAGGCAATCGTCCACTATGAACAAAAGTCGGGATACTGAAGATACTTTGGAGCCACGAAGTTCGTCTAGGGATGAATTATCTTCTTCACAGACAATGGAAGTTCCCTCTACAGACAGCAGACCATCCACCAATCAGAATAGGACTTCTGCAGCTAGTGAAATAACAGAGTCGCCCGATAGGCGACAAAGGACTCCCAGTTCGACTCCTGGAGGAGAAGTGAGCTTCACGCCAACGGAATGCTGTGTGAGTACACCCGATCCAGAGAGATCTCAGAGTTTGTCATCTGACAGAGCTTCAGAGTCCTGTAGCATAACGCCAGTGGGACAAACATCAGAGTCTAGCATGAGTGCATCATCTCCAGAGAGACCATCAATTGATCCCAGATCGCCAGTCAGCTCAATATCTCCCCAATCTAGTGATCACACGTATTCCACACAGGATGCAACTTTAAGCGTGAGGTCCGACCCAATTATACTCGGAAGACCAGCTAGTGTCATCAGGGGTAACATGACAGGTACCATGCAACACAGCAAGTACACCCAAGTGTCGGATTCTGAGCAATCCATTGGTCATATCGAGTTCATGAATGAGAATATTGACAATGAGAGCAGGCCTATGCTACATATGCTGAGTAGAAACTTTAGTTCTAATGGAGTAAAAGATGACACTGATTCTGCTAAATTAGCGAAGTCACAATCAACAGAATCAAGCTCAGAGCAGCAGACTGGAGACAGTGGACACGCCACAGAACCCGATTCTAGACTTGTAGAAGATTTCTGTGGTACATCTAAtttattagaaaacaataaccaagtaaaaaaaagcgACGAGGTAGAAATCCTAACAGAAGCAGTACGGGGACCAAACAAGCAAGCATCCACCAACACAGAGCCAGTGCTTTGTAGACACCAATCTAGGGCGTGGGAAATAATTATACAGCCTACAATGGTGCAGAATAGTTCAAAATGTCCCAGTGACGGTTTCTGTGGAACTAAGACTAAATCTCCACATAACAAACTGTCAATTCTCCCATCCAAGAACCAGGACGTTGATTTCTTTAGTACTAAGACTTATCTAGTGATCAGACCAAGTGGTTCTACTACAATGCAAGCAAGTACAAGTTTCTGTGGTACTCAAACGTACCCACTTGCTAAATCTAACTCGTCTTCTGTTGTGAAGACTCAACCAGTAAGTCGTGAAGTAGAAATCTTCGATCCAAAAATTTTAAACCCAACCAAAAGCGAGGATTCAGCACCTTATAGCTGGAGCAGGCTGACTGATGAGGAGAGAACAGTTAGAGTACAACATCAGCGCCACAGATTGTGGATGAATAGGAGGTTATCTGCCGCCAATGCCTTGCCCCCATCTCCCATGCATGGGCCACTGAGCTCCATTACTGGCACAGGAAGTACATACCGCAAGAACTACGATGTGCAATTAGTTGTGCCACGTTACTCGGCTCTACCAAGATCCGTGTCAATGCTTGTCAACACGTCGTCGGGTGAATGTTCTAGCAACAGCAATAGCGACTCAGAGTGTCTAAGTCTGGTCGACAGTCTGGAAGATAGGCCCTCTTCGTGTACGAACAAACACAAACCTAATAAACATGACTCGAAGCCAGTGAGAGGTGATATTGTACGGCTACTGCCAGAAGAATCCATCTCAAAATATGACTTacacaggagaataaatgcaGCGACACCTAGAGGAAAAGGTAAAGCTTTCTTTGTGTCAATGGCATCTGGGATTGATGAAGCaggtaaaatagaagtggaagaGGATGTTGATAAACAAGCTGTATCTCAAAGTATGCCAGACAGGTTGAAGAAGAAGTTGTCCCAAAGACACCAACAAATGGAactgaaaaagaataaaaagaaaagactTAAGAATAAAGATATATCACTAGAGACTGCTTCCAATGCCCAGATGGAAACAGTACCACTTAATGTTCATACCAGCATTCACTCAGTGCAAGTGCCAAATAATATACAGAACTCTGATGTACcagatgatacaataaatatgtcGGGTGTTCCGCAAGTTGAGACTGCGTCGGAGGAAGTGTTTACTGTAGTGGACCAAACTAGTTCCGCGAAATCATTACCAGTAAATAGTGagaaagatgaaaataaaatacatcgTTTACGGCGTGTTAAGTCACTTACTTCAGCATTATTTCATCCTATATCAGAAAGTAATACTGGTGGAACATTCATTGTTTCTAGGAATGATGATCAAGAAAGGAAACCCATAGAACAAAGTGTACCATTAGAAATTTCAACTAATATGGGGGACATGATCCAAAAGGAACAAATACCAGAAGAACGTAGTCCACCTGTGAAACGGTTTAAAGCTTCCAGACGAAAGACATCATCACAAAAAGACAAAGACTCTTCAAAGAAAGATTTTTCTGTAAAGTCTGAACATCCTTCTGAAAATGGAGAAGTGATCAATAAAGAACCAACAACAGAACAAATAATTTCTATGCATAGTATGGCAACCCCACATCTATCAAATAACAGTGATGTGGTAGAAGAAAGAAGCACTTTCAAACAAGATACAAAATTAAGAACATCAGATgccaaagaaaatgaaaataaagaacacaGAGTGCAAAAACGTAAACCAAAAACTCTGCCGGAAATGAAAATAGCACAAAATGAAGAGATTAAGCCCAGTGAAGAATTTGAAGTACAAGATAAGAAAACTCTAGTCTTAAGCAAAGAGAAACCTGAAGGACAAGAAATTTCACTGGAAACAaagaattttacaaaaaataaaaaacaaagagaGCGCAAACTTCCCAAAGATACTGAAACAAAATGCGAGACTTCAGTTAAAAGAGACCTCATTACTGAAGACCAGAGTCTTCCACAAAGTGCAACATGTGATAGTAAAATATCAAATGCAGAGAAACTAGCTGCTATTGGAAAAGGCACCATCAAAGATTCACCATCTCCAGAAGTAAACGAATCCGTCCCAAAAACTATTGAGAAACGAGAAGCAAAAAAACCAAAAGtgcctgaagaaaataaaaataaaccaaacaaAAGCATCGAGAAAAAATTAAAGATTGATCAAATTAGTGAAAATGCAAAGCATGTGATCAGATCTTCCCCAGATGTTGTTCAGATGCAAAAGACAGAACATGGGCATAACCGAAAAGCAGATTTGACaaaagcaaataaagaaatagatcAAAGAATAAAAGAAACCGTACCTGAAGAGAAAATTCTTAGCACAGCTTCCTGTCAAACTTCACCACAACTTAAATCTGATGAAGATAAAAGTTTATCATCTCCCAACCTATCTCTCCAGACTGACAAATCAGATTTGTCTCCTGACTCGATCAGAAACATGATAAAATCTCAGCTTCCAGTCAAATCTTCTATCCCTATTATGAAATCTCCTGTAGGAGCACGAAAGCTTAGCCCAGATACTGCCATTACGATGCAAAAAACTCAGAGAAACTCTCATCTTCCCGTTCGAAGAACTTCACGTCTCCTTTATGCTCCACCAGTTAGAAGATCTGCCAATCTACTTGGAGCCAGATTCCATCAGAAGTTTGAAGTGATACCTGAAGAAAGAAGTGCCTCATTGGAATCTTCCACAGAAGATCAGGCACGGCTAGTAAATGACAGGCGACCATCTTTACCAATTGGAGCAGGTGGAGTTAGCAGAAAAATCGGTGTTGCAAATGTTCTCGGAGATCGGTGTAACATAGTTCCACATAGTTGtattggtatcaatcaaccaaacAACATCAACATGACGTATACTAAGTACAGACAAACTCTACTACACAATCCACACAAATACAATATTGACAGTAACAATAGTAGCCAAGATGAAAACAGTAACTTAAGCGCAAATATCAATTCAACAAGCAATGATGCCACAAGACCAGTTATTCGGAGACCCACGTGTCAGTCAAGAATTCCTCGAGCAGAGAAGATAACAAGGCAGAACAGGATTCCAGAGGAAACTATGAGTGAGGAGCATGAAGATAAGAAAACCACACACAACTATCAGGGCAAGGCAGCTCTGGCTCCACATACAGAAGATAAAGACCTCTTAACGCTCTCCAAGGGATGGCTTAACTTCTATCTACTGAAAGATGGCCGAAGCACTCCAGATAGCAGCTGTGGAGAAG TAACAACAGATGTGTCAGACATAGAAGGCAGGCTGCCTCGGAGGAGATGTActgcattgcaaaaaactgtaACAGTTGTTGGTGGAGATGACAACAGGATACGACAGTACACAATTCAGAGTCGACCCTCACCAGAGGAGAGCAGCAAGGGCAAAGAGACACCTACCATTCTGCCAGATCTAAATAGCAATAGCAGCACCAGAAGACATTCCCTTGTGTCAGTGGAGAAGCTACCGACTACGGTGGTGGAACCCAGCGATTCTGCCGCAGACTCTGACCAAAGCACCACGTACCTCTGTCTGCCAAGTTCCCGCCTCAGGGCTGCCGACCTAATGGAAGGTTCTGGGGAGCTAGCCTGTTCAGAGTCTTCGTCCGTGTCTTCGAGTAGTGACTCTGAGCCTGATCGAGCAACAAGCCCTGCCATGCTGCCAGTGAGGTGGCCTATCAGGCAGCCTCGCAGAGTTCCCCTTCACAATCGATCACGATCTCGGACGAAACATCATAAGCCAGAGACTTTCTACCAAGGAGGAGGGAGTG GCAGTGCTGGATGGACAGTGACTGTTGCCGGAAGCAATGCATGCCCCCAGCAACCACCAGAGCTCGAAATGCGCCTGTCCTTCCCATCATGTCCGCGACGACCAGCTGCCAGTCAGTCAGACTCTGGACTGGGAGAGGACAACAACGGTGAGAAGTCTAAAAAGCAGCTACAGGATGGCGAGCCACAAGAGGACAATGAAGACTTGCAGCACTTCTTGCCCACTACCCAGCAATCTGCTCCACAAACTCACCGCTGGACCCTTATGCTTAAGAACCAAG gTGGATGTGAAATAACAAAATCTGGAAAAAGGACATATCAATGCCTCCCAGATTTGGGATACATTCCTGGCCAGAATAAAAATTCTAAGAAAGCCTTAAAG AGACCTGAAACAAGCGTTCCAGTGACTTCGATTATTGACGAAGACACAAGGAAGAGCAAGAAGTTCTCCCTTATATGGCCCAAAGTCCACAAAATCATAGAGAGTAAAGTCATTATCAGGAAATCAAGTGG GCAAATCTCGCAAGAAGTGAAGTCAGTTTCACAGTTGCTAGAGAATGAGGATGGTGCTGTTGTTCTCCGATCTGGCCTTGCTGTTAAAGGATCTGCGATAACTCCAGAGAAAAAACCAAGGGTACCAACAATGAGTGAGAGAGATCTTACGAGAAGTCACACAgcaaaacattga